The following coding sequences lie in one Actinomyces capricornis genomic window:
- a CDS encoding CarD family transcriptional regulator, giving the protein MTFEVGETVVYPHHGAARIIDIRQRKVRGESKTYLQLEVAQGDLTILVPAESVELIGVRDVVDESGLEKVFDVLRAPLTEEPTNWSRRFKANQEKIASGDVIKVAEVVRDLSRRDTDRGLSAGEKRMLAKARQILVSELALAQKTAEEEAESRLDEVLAS; this is encoded by the coding sequence ATGACCTTTGAAGTCGGAGAGACTGTTGTCTATCCCCACCACGGTGCTGCCCGGATCATCGACATCCGGCAGCGCAAGGTCCGTGGTGAGTCCAAGACCTATTTGCAGTTGGAAGTCGCCCAGGGGGACCTGACGATCCTCGTGCCCGCCGAGAGCGTGGAGCTCATCGGCGTGCGCGACGTCGTCGACGAGTCGGGCCTGGAGAAGGTCTTCGACGTCCTGCGCGCCCCCCTGACCGAGGAGCCCACGAACTGGTCGCGCCGCTTCAAGGCCAACCAGGAGAAGATCGCCTCCGGCGACGTCATCAAGGTGGCCGAGGTGGTGCGTGACCTCTCCCGCCGCGACACCGACCGCGGCCTGTCCGCCGGTGAGAAGCGCATGCTGGCCAAGGCCCGTCAGATCCTCGTCTCCGAGTTGGCCCTGGCGCAGAAGACCGCCGAGGAGGAGGCCGAGTCCCGCCTGGACGAGGTCCTGGCCTCCTGA
- a CDS encoding IspD/TarI family cytidylyltransferase — protein MNASVAPRPPEGAVAAILTAAGSGTRLGAGGPKALVPVGGISLLRRAAGGLLDSGVVDGLIITAPPDDVDRFRREMAEVAGAAEQPVEVVAGSAASRQASVALGLEAVLGVMPTAQVVLVHDAARALTPPEVIRRVVAAVRAGHGAVVPALPVSDTIKEVGPVREGHDDVTAGTGGGVEPVVATPSREPLRAVQTPQGFALGTLLEAHRLGAGRSQDEAAAASDDAGLVEAAGGSVVVVPGDQMALKITTPTDLALAEVLVGRSY, from the coding sequence GTGAATGCCTCAGTCGCTCCCCGTCCTCCTGAGGGCGCCGTGGCCGCCATTCTCACTGCTGCGGGCTCAGGAACCCGCCTGGGGGCGGGCGGGCCCAAGGCCCTGGTACCGGTGGGAGGGATCAGCCTCCTGCGCAGGGCCGCTGGCGGGCTTCTCGACTCCGGCGTTGTGGACGGCCTCATCATCACCGCCCCGCCCGACGACGTCGATCGCTTTCGGCGGGAGATGGCTGAAGTGGCCGGGGCGGCCGAGCAGCCGGTGGAGGTGGTGGCCGGCTCCGCCGCCTCCCGCCAAGCTTCGGTGGCCCTGGGCCTGGAGGCGGTCCTGGGGGTGATGCCGACGGCGCAGGTGGTGCTGGTCCACGACGCCGCCCGGGCCCTGACTCCGCCTGAGGTGATCCGGCGGGTGGTGGCGGCGGTGCGTGCCGGCCACGGGGCGGTGGTGCCGGCCCTGCCGGTGTCGGACACGATCAAGGAGGTCGGGCCGGTCCGGGAGGGCCACGATGACGTCACCGCTGGGACGGGCGGGGGCGTCGAGCCGGTGGTGGCCACCCCGTCGCGCGAGCCCCTCAGGGCGGTGCAGACCCCCCAGGGCTTCGCGCTGGGGACCCTGCTGGAGGCCCACCGACTGGGGGCCGGGCGCTCCCAGGATGAGGCCGCGGCGGCCTCCGATGACGCGGGCCTGGTGGAGGCGGCCGGCGGCAGTGTGGTGGTGGTGCCGGGGGACCAGATGGCCCTGAAGATCACCACCCCCACCGACCTGGCCCTGGCCGAGGTCCTCGTTGGCCGCTCCTATTGA
- a CDS encoding response regulator codes for MMLVTEGGAQPVALAREIDATHGAQVIAIENSKASALARLEKSSAGRGQHKEGALDVVLLDVDPPSIDGPAVVRSFQERRGDVAVVMLASHCTAAVLREAFSAGATGFLTKDCPVEEIVAYLRRVAHHGDHVLSQGAMNVLINALVHGAGASRVQEELAQRAESLPPRLWKVYTQVIAGASNHHIARLLGLTENTVRVYVSDVLRRLGFHARTELIAAYAGNAGVGES; via the coding sequence ATGATGCTGGTCACCGAGGGTGGAGCCCAGCCCGTGGCCCTTGCCCGCGAGATCGACGCCACTCATGGTGCGCAGGTGATCGCTATCGAGAACAGCAAGGCCTCAGCGCTCGCCCGGCTGGAGAAGAGCAGTGCGGGGCGTGGTCAGCATAAGGAGGGTGCGCTGGATGTCGTCCTTCTTGATGTCGATCCACCTTCTATTGATGGGCCCGCAGTGGTCCGGAGCTTCCAGGAGCGACGCGGGGACGTGGCGGTGGTCATGCTGGCCTCCCACTGCACCGCCGCAGTGCTGCGGGAGGCCTTCAGCGCTGGAGCCACGGGATTCCTGACGAAGGACTGCCCCGTTGAGGAGATCGTGGCCTACCTGCGTCGAGTGGCCCACCACGGGGACCATGTTCTCTCACAGGGCGCCATGAACGTCCTCATCAACGCCCTTGTCCACGGAGCGGGAGCGAGCCGGGTTCAAGAGGAACTGGCGCAGCGGGCCGAGAGCCTTCCGCCACGACTGTGGAAGGTCTACACGCAGGTGATCGCCGGCGCGAGCAACCACCACATCGCCCGGCTCCTGGGCCTGACGGAGAACACGGTGCGCGTCTACGTCTCCGATGTCCTTCGCCGTCTGGGCTTCCATGCCAGAACAGAGCTCATCGCGGCATATGCGGGGAACGCCGGGGTCGGTGAATCCTGA
- a CDS encoding trypsin-like serine peptidase, whose protein sequence is MTTVNESLRRRGVTGLVMALMVGLIPALSPIAPAHGQEDPPAQDSAGSTAVTAPTSFGRSAEPVSQQAQPAASDYSPDEEVLSYWTPERLASATPYTPESASASMAAASPAQVPQDPGSGSSSSSTDPDGRIEPVAPQPQGGAAAQPRIQGKLFFNGYGFDNSYCSASVVNTPTKRVVITAGHCVYDQQHGWMKNVVFVPDYDVNGSDPDPAGIWTARSLRAFDTWIADNQAVANDVGFVTLNDGGDANQPVAQAVGAYGLAWGGSHEFQSTIFGYPSNLTNPDGRYASHSCQDSTTSSVPPGFQDTMVSVDSCNFGPGASGGPWLYRYDATTELGYVRSVTSLWFQVTGQNWAPYFSENVKKMLDETTWD, encoded by the coding sequence ATGACAACAGTGAATGAATCCCTGCGCCGCAGGGGCGTGACCGGGCTGGTCATGGCACTCATGGTGGGACTGATCCCCGCCCTCTCACCGATCGCACCCGCACATGGGCAGGAGGATCCCCCCGCCCAGGACTCAGCGGGCTCGACCGCGGTGACAGCCCCCACCTCCTTCGGCAGATCGGCGGAACCGGTTTCTCAGCAGGCCCAGCCCGCAGCATCTGACTACAGCCCGGATGAGGAGGTCCTGAGTTACTGGACCCCGGAGCGACTCGCCTCGGCCACGCCCTACACGCCGGAGTCCGCCTCCGCCTCCATGGCCGCGGCATCACCGGCGCAGGTGCCACAGGACCCGGGATCGGGGTCGAGTTCCAGTTCAACGGATCCTGACGGCAGGATCGAGCCCGTCGCACCGCAGCCCCAAGGCGGCGCAGCAGCCCAGCCCAGGATTCAGGGCAAGCTGTTCTTCAACGGCTACGGATTCGACAACAGCTACTGCTCCGCCTCCGTGGTCAACACACCGACGAAGCGTGTGGTCATCACCGCGGGGCACTGCGTCTACGACCAGCAGCATGGGTGGATGAAGAATGTCGTCTTCGTCCCCGACTACGACGTCAATGGCTCGGACCCCGACCCTGCGGGAATCTGGACCGCACGCTCACTGCGCGCCTTCGACACCTGGATCGCGGACAATCAAGCCGTCGCCAACGATGTCGGCTTCGTGACGCTCAACGACGGCGGGGATGCCAACCAACCGGTCGCCCAGGCCGTGGGTGCATACGGGCTCGCCTGGGGCGGCAGCCACGAGTTCCAGTCCACGATCTTCGGCTACCCGAGCAATCTCACCAACCCTGATGGCAGGTATGCCAGCCACAGCTGCCAGGACTCAACCACCTCATCGGTGCCTCCGGGCTTCCAGGACACCATGGTCTCAGTGGACTCCTGCAACTTCGGTCCTGGCGCCTCGGGCGGCCCCTGGCTCTACCGCTACGACGCCACCACTGAACTGGGCTATGTCAGGAGCGTGACCTCCCTGTGGTTCCAGGTCACAGGGCAGAACTGGGCCCCCTACTTCTCCGAGAATGTCAAGAAGATGCTGGATGAGACGACCTGGGACTGA
- a CDS encoding MFS transporter — MSLPSARPPAPADRPTPLMSWLVFAWGLWDWGSAAFNAVITTFVFTVYLVSEPFGDKAGNETALSVGLAIAGAVIALLAPVTGQRSDRSGRTVLWLGVYTMVVVAVSAALFFVLPEPGYLWLGITLLGLGNVFFELASVNYNGLLSHLATKDRVGAVSGLGWGMGYIGGIVLLLILYVGFIAPEVGWLGVTGEKGLNVRVSMLIAAAWFGISAIPVLLTQSSRGMRRRARLPDGVPQATPATQAAGARPDPQAARDSLLSSYKRLWGTLVNLHRHHPEVLWFLLAAAVFRDGLAGVFTYGGILARNTFGFSSDQVIIFAIVANIVAGITTIAAGRLDDLIGARKVILGSLTVLVIAGFLVFLLHDAGPLAFWVLGLILSGCVGPAQSAARSFLARLIPEGKEGEIFGLYATTGRAVSFMAPAMYALFVALGTRVVGPGAGYWGVLGIITVLVVGLLLMLRVGEPAGEITHAA, encoded by the coding sequence ATGAGCCTGCCCTCCGCGCGGCCGCCCGCTCCGGCCGACCGCCCCACCCCCCTGATGTCCTGGCTCGTGTTCGCCTGGGGGCTGTGGGACTGGGGGTCGGCCGCCTTCAATGCGGTCATCACCACCTTCGTCTTCACCGTCTACCTCGTCAGTGAGCCTTTCGGGGACAAGGCCGGCAACGAGACCGCCCTGAGCGTGGGGCTGGCGATCGCCGGGGCCGTCATCGCCCTGCTGGCCCCGGTCACCGGGCAGCGCTCGGACCGCTCGGGCCGCACCGTCCTGTGGCTCGGCGTCTACACCATGGTGGTGGTGGCCGTCTCCGCGGCCCTCTTCTTCGTCCTGCCCGAGCCCGGCTACCTGTGGCTGGGCATCACCCTGCTGGGCCTGGGCAACGTATTCTTCGAGCTGGCCTCGGTCAACTACAACGGGCTGCTCAGCCACCTGGCCACCAAGGACCGCGTGGGGGCCGTCTCCGGCCTGGGGTGGGGGATGGGCTACATCGGCGGCATCGTCCTGCTGCTCATCCTCTACGTCGGATTCATCGCCCCCGAGGTCGGATGGCTCGGCGTCACCGGCGAGAAGGGCCTCAACGTCCGGGTCTCCATGCTCATCGCCGCCGCCTGGTTCGGCATCAGCGCCATCCCCGTGCTCCTCACCCAGTCCAGCCGCGGCATGCGCCGTCGGGCACGCCTGCCAGACGGCGTCCCGCAGGCAACGCCAGCGACCCAGGCTGCCGGGGCGAGGCCGGACCCGCAGGCGGCACGCGACTCCCTGCTCTCGTCCTACAAGCGGCTGTGGGGCACCCTGGTCAACCTGCACCGCCACCACCCCGAGGTCCTGTGGTTCCTCCTGGCCGCCGCGGTCTTCCGCGACGGGCTGGCCGGGGTCTTCACCTACGGCGGCATCCTCGCCCGCAACACCTTCGGCTTCTCCTCCGACCAGGTCATCATCTTCGCCATCGTCGCCAACATCGTCGCCGGTATCACCACCATCGCCGCGGGCCGCCTCGATGACCTCATCGGGGCCCGCAAGGTCATCCTGGGCAGCCTCACCGTGCTGGTCATCGCCGGATTCCTCGTGTTCCTCCTGCACGACGCCGGACCCCTCGCCTTCTGGGTGCTGGGCCTGATCCTCTCGGGCTGCGTGGGCCCGGCCCAGTCCGCGGCGCGCTCCTTCCTGGCCCGCCTCATCCCCGAGGGCAAGGAGGGGGAGATCTTCGGGCTCTACGCGACCACCGGGCGTGCGGTGTCCTTCATGGCCCCCGCCATGTACGCCCTGTTCGTCGCCCTGGGGACCCGGGTGGTGGGGCCGGGCGCCGGTTACTGGGGGGTTCTGGGCATCATCACCGTGCTCGTCGTCGGGCTCCTGCTCATGCTGCGCGTGGGCGAGCCGGCCGGGGAGATCACGCACGCGGCCTGA
- a CDS encoding DUF2218 domain-containing protein, translating to MSDAETPAPDLPAGSVARVPTQRPARYGKQLVSHMGRKITASWDERASTGALAFDREGRVTGVVELSCEPEALVLRLRTDDEHLAGLEQVVGIHLARFGAKEAMAVSWARQDGTEGTTQGPLGPQDLERMRAEREARRRAAQVD from the coding sequence ATGAGCGACGCCGAGACCCCTGCCCCCGACCTTCCCGCCGGCTCCGTGGCCCGGGTGCCCACGCAGCGCCCGGCCCGCTACGGCAAGCAGCTGGTCAGCCACATGGGACGCAAGATCACCGCCTCCTGGGATGAGCGGGCCTCCACCGGCGCCCTGGCCTTCGACCGCGAGGGTCGGGTGACCGGAGTGGTGGAGCTGTCCTGCGAGCCGGAGGCCCTGGTGCTGCGCCTGCGCACCGACGACGAGCACCTGGCAGGCCTGGAGCAGGTGGTGGGCATCCACCTGGCGCGCTTCGGCGCCAAGGAGGCCATGGCGGTGTCCTGGGCCCGTCAGGACGGGACCGAGGGCACCACCCAAGGGCCACTGGGCCCGCAGGACCTGGAGCGCATGCGCGCCGAGCGCGAGGCCCGGCGCAGGGCTGCGCAGGTGGACTGA
- a CDS encoding glycoside hydrolase family 3 N-terminal domain-containing protein, which produces MPTSHAPSPEPASAEHRTSSPAEHRTRAARLVAQMTLEEKASLTSGADFWHLKAIERLGIPQIMVTDGPHGLRKQATAAGQADLSASVPATCFPTAAALGSTWDPELIEAVGRALGAETAANDVAVILGPGVNMKRSPLCGRNFEYFAEDPLLAGRIGAALITGIQSQGVGACLKHYAANNQETDRMRVDVRVSQRALREIYLPAFEHIVRTVQPWSLMCSYNRINGTYASQDPWLLSTVLRQEWGFEGLVVSDWGAVNERVPGLAAGLDLEMPASGGLTDAQIVEAVRQGRLAEEALDTAVERIITLILRTAPALEAARVTADGYDAQAHHALARRVAAEGTVLLKNEPVGPDAAPALPLEAGSFSAQRPLALIGEFARTPRYQGAGSSTINPTRLDTALEAFTQALGEEAVAFTPGYHLAEAAGKEGQELSARALREEAVEVARGATAVLLVGLPQIDESEGYDRPHMGIPAEQVALVRAVSQVAASTIVVVVGGSAVDLSWDDNADALAIAWLGGQAGGSAIADVVLGVQAPSGHLAETLPRRLSDLPAQLNFPGHDSVVDYGEGVFIGYRAMDAMEREVAYPFGHGLTYTGFALSDVRVRPIGRAGQDTAEVQAHGPVGPADAEGQARVLATVHATVTNTGQRPGAQVVQVYVGRTGASAIQRAPRELRGFTKVHLEAGQSIEIELPLTQRDLSFWDEPCRAWVVEAGGYEVSVGFSSRDLPAVLPLEVQAPAPVRELRPDSTLGEWLAHPVGGLLMEEALAGTLARLRQDHTTFEMMAATPANRLVAMPGMDLDPPGYRALLDRARARQERPEESGREPSPRD; this is translated from the coding sequence GTGCCCACTTCCCACGCCCCCAGCCCCGAGCCCGCCTCTGCGGAGCACCGCACCTCCAGCCCTGCGGAGCACCGCACCCGTGCAGCTCGGCTCGTCGCGCAGATGACCCTGGAGGAGAAGGCCTCCCTGACCTCCGGGGCCGACTTCTGGCACCTCAAGGCCATCGAGCGCCTCGGCATCCCGCAGATCATGGTCACCGACGGCCCCCACGGCCTGCGCAAGCAGGCCACCGCCGCCGGCCAGGCGGATCTCAGCGCCTCTGTGCCGGCCACCTGCTTCCCCACCGCCGCCGCCCTGGGATCCACCTGGGACCCCGAGCTCATCGAGGCCGTGGGCCGGGCCCTGGGCGCCGAGACCGCGGCCAACGACGTCGCCGTCATCCTGGGCCCCGGGGTCAACATGAAGCGCTCGCCCCTGTGCGGGCGCAACTTCGAGTACTTCGCCGAGGACCCCCTGCTGGCCGGGCGCATCGGCGCCGCCCTCATCACCGGTATCCAGTCCCAGGGCGTGGGGGCCTGCCTCAAGCACTATGCGGCCAACAACCAGGAGACCGACCGCATGCGGGTGGATGTGCGCGTCTCCCAGCGGGCCCTGCGCGAGATCTACCTGCCGGCCTTCGAGCACATCGTGCGCACCGTCCAGCCCTGGAGCCTCATGTGCTCCTACAACCGCATCAACGGCACCTATGCCTCGCAGGACCCCTGGCTGCTGAGCACCGTGCTGCGCCAGGAGTGGGGCTTCGAGGGCCTCGTGGTCTCCGACTGGGGAGCCGTCAACGAGCGCGTCCCCGGCCTGGCCGCCGGCCTGGACCTGGAGATGCCGGCCTCCGGGGGCCTGACCGATGCCCAGATCGTGGAGGCCGTGCGTCAGGGCCGCCTGGCCGAGGAAGCGCTGGATACCGCCGTCGAGCGCATCATCACCCTTATCCTGCGCACTGCCCCGGCCCTGGAGGCCGCACGAGTCACCGCAGACGGCTACGACGCCCAGGCCCACCACGCCCTGGCCCGGCGCGTGGCCGCCGAGGGCACCGTCCTGCTCAAGAACGAGCCTGTCGGGCCGGACGCCGCCCCCGCCCTGCCCCTGGAGGCCGGGTCCTTCAGCGCCCAGCGCCCCCTGGCCCTCATCGGCGAGTTCGCCCGCACCCCCCGCTATCAGGGGGCCGGCTCCTCCACCATCAACCCCACCCGCCTGGACACCGCTCTGGAGGCCTTCACCCAGGCCCTGGGCGAGGAGGCCGTGGCCTTCACCCCTGGCTACCACCTGGCCGAGGCGGCCGGGAAGGAGGGCCAGGAGCTGTCCGCCCGGGCCCTGCGCGAGGAGGCCGTGGAGGTCGCCCGCGGCGCCACGGCGGTGCTCCTCGTCGGCCTGCCCCAGATCGATGAGTCCGAGGGATACGACCGCCCCCACATGGGCATCCCCGCCGAGCAGGTGGCGCTGGTCCGCGCCGTCAGCCAGGTGGCCGCCTCCACGATCGTCGTCGTCGTGGGCGGCTCGGCGGTGGACCTGTCCTGGGACGATAACGCCGACGCCCTGGCCATCGCCTGGCTGGGCGGGCAGGCCGGCGGGTCGGCCATCGCCGACGTCGTCCTGGGGGTGCAGGCCCCCTCCGGCCATCTGGCCGAGACCCTGCCCCGGCGGCTGTCGGACCTGCCGGCCCAGCTCAACTTCCCCGGGCACGACTCGGTGGTGGACTACGGCGAGGGCGTCTTCATCGGCTACCGGGCCATGGACGCCATGGAGCGCGAGGTGGCCTACCCCTTCGGCCACGGCCTGACCTACACGGGCTTCGCGCTCAGCGACGTGCGCGTCAGGCCCATCGGGCGCGCCGGGCAGGACACGGCGGAGGTTCAGGCCCATGGCCCCGTGGGCCCTGCCGACGCCGAGGGGCAGGCCCGCGTCCTGGCCACCGTGCACGCCACCGTGACCAATACCGGCCAGCGCCCCGGGGCCCAGGTGGTCCAGGTCTACGTGGGCCGCACCGGCGCCTCCGCCATCCAGCGGGCTCCGCGCGAGCTGCGCGGCTTCACCAAGGTGCACCTGGAGGCGGGGCAGTCCATCGAGATCGAGCTCCCCCTGACCCAGCGGGACCTGTCCTTCTGGGACGAGCCCTGCCGGGCCTGGGTGGTCGAGGCGGGCGGCTATGAGGTCTCCGTGGGCTTCTCCAGCCGCGACCTGCCCGCCGTCCTGCCCCTGGAGGTCCAGGCCCCCGCGCCGGTGCGGGAGCTGCGCCCGGACTCCACGCTGGGCGAGTGGCTGGCGCACCCGGTGGGAGGCCTCCTCATGGAGGAGGCGCTGGCCGGCACCCTGGCCCGCCTGCGCCAGGACCACACCACCTTCGAGATGATGGCCGCGACGCCGGCCAACCGCCTGGTGGCCATGCCCGGCATGGACCTGGACCCGCCCGGCTACCGCGCCCTGCTCGACCGGGCCCGCGCCCGCCAGGAGCGCCCCGAGGAATCGGGCCGGGAGCCCTCGCCGCGGGACTAG
- a CDS encoding glycosyltransferase, which translates to MSELTKRRSMTADAGSSTPHENPALNDATALSAEILTPAELAAIGATMRQAPATSLAPAESRRARPASRQAPRSSSHACRVLFAPETINIAEVTRGIEVAKRMPEGVDCVFTGFSPRNRDLIEEAGFEFILQEPLLTDEQARQALDFDQGRGHRHPFTRAMLSQRVASERELIRRLCASAVVVGVTPSQFISARAESVPLVFVRPFAYSLPHVSIARSYGTTAFLPRTTRRQRVIDRAAAGVFHTVASRVPLPRPFYQVAADHGVDLARNVAGALTADLNLIASAPHLLPQHVEMPAGHRVVGPIYAHLPGPVPPLVARLAEGDQPVVYFAIGSSGNRDLALSVLRGLGHAPCQVVAPVRSYLHEEDLAGLPANVHVTDWLPADRLGGAIDLAITHGGEGTVQTSCTQGWPFIGIPLQFEQRFNVQRCVAFGSARLLPQKQASSTDWAALVRQALADEEMRAKAAQMADLMRSLDGPGQAAQAIMELLEGPGVPTSLAGALPAGASAAPSPGCERTLALA; encoded by the coding sequence ATGTCAGAGCTCACGAAGAGGCGCAGCATGACGGCGGACGCCGGGAGCAGCACGCCCCATGAGAATCCCGCACTCAACGATGCCACCGCCCTGAGCGCCGAGATCCTCACACCCGCCGAGCTGGCTGCGATCGGCGCGACGATGCGCCAGGCCCCCGCGACGTCACTGGCCCCCGCCGAGTCCCGGCGCGCTCGGCCGGCGTCCCGGCAGGCACCCCGCTCCTCCAGCCACGCCTGCCGGGTGCTCTTCGCCCCCGAGACCATCAATATTGCCGAGGTCACGCGGGGCATCGAAGTCGCCAAGCGCATGCCCGAGGGGGTGGACTGTGTTTTCACGGGCTTCTCCCCCCGCAACAGGGATCTCATCGAGGAGGCGGGCTTCGAGTTCATCCTCCAGGAGCCGCTCCTGACCGACGAGCAGGCCCGCCAGGCGCTGGACTTCGACCAGGGCCGCGGCCACCGCCACCCCTTCACCCGCGCCATGCTCTCCCAGCGGGTGGCCAGCGAGCGCGAGCTCATCCGCCGTCTGTGCGCCAGCGCCGTCGTGGTGGGGGTCACCCCGAGCCAGTTCATCTCGGCGCGGGCGGAGTCGGTGCCCCTGGTCTTCGTGCGCCCCTTCGCCTACTCCCTGCCCCATGTGAGCATCGCGCGCTCCTACGGCACCACCGCCTTCCTGCCCCGCACCACCCGCAGGCAGCGGGTGATCGACCGCGCCGCCGCCGGAGTGTTCCACACCGTGGCCTCCCGCGTACCCCTGCCCCGGCCCTTCTACCAGGTGGCAGCCGATCACGGGGTGGACCTGGCTCGCAATGTGGCCGGGGCGCTGACCGCCGACCTCAACCTCATCGCCTCCGCCCCGCACCTGCTGCCCCAGCACGTCGAGATGCCCGCGGGCCACCGCGTCGTCGGCCCCATCTACGCCCACCTGCCCGGCCCGGTCCCGCCGCTGGTCGCCCGGCTCGCCGAGGGCGACCAGCCGGTGGTCTACTTCGCCATCGGCTCCTCGGGCAACCGGGACCTGGCGCTGTCGGTGCTGCGCGGTCTGGGCCATGCCCCCTGCCAGGTCGTGGCCCCGGTGCGCAGCTACCTGCACGAGGAGGATCTGGCCGGACTGCCCGCCAACGTCCATGTCACCGACTGGCTGCCCGCCGATCGACTGGGTGGGGCCATCGACCTGGCCATCACCCATGGCGGTGAGGGGACCGTGCAGACCAGCTGCACGCAGGGCTGGCCCTTCATCGGCATCCCCCTCCAGTTCGAGCAGCGCTTCAATGTGCAGCGCTGCGTGGCCTTCGGGTCGGCGCGCCTGCTGCCGCAGAAGCAGGCGTCCTCCACCGATTGGGCCGCGTTGGTGCGCCAGGCCCTGGCCGACGAGGAGATGCGGGCCAAGGCCGCCCAGATGGCTGATCTCATGCGCAGCCTCGATGGCCCCGGCCAGGCGGCCCAGGCGATCATGGAGCTGCTGGAGGGACCGGGAGTGCCCACCAGCCTTGCGGGAGCCCTCCCGGCAGGCGCCTCCGCCGCCCCGAGCCCCGGCTGCGAGCGGACCCTGGCCCTGGCCTGA
- a CDS encoding TetR/AcrR family transcriptional regulator: protein MSGSQIPEQRRRLSPEQRREEIMAVGLEIFATGSLTQISVNEIAKRAGVSRALFYHYFPSKIDLARAIVAHEISQVHRIAGAESIEEVVTAYITYVQGRPMGYRALHIGGLENDPVIGEAIRASQVKFEEILLNLLSIPLTDQQARFALRTWTNTVIATCLQWLEHPEIDSEEIAGMMIRTLHALVPTGRGPALEGHGPQQRDDEPAAPQTP from the coding sequence GTGAGCGGTTCCCAGATCCCAGAGCAGCGTCGTCGCCTCAGTCCCGAGCAGCGCCGGGAGGAGATCATGGCGGTAGGCCTGGAGATATTCGCCACCGGCTCCCTGACGCAGATATCCGTCAACGAGATCGCCAAGCGCGCCGGGGTCTCGCGGGCACTGTTCTACCACTACTTCCCCTCCAAGATCGATCTCGCCCGGGCGATCGTGGCCCATGAGATCAGCCAGGTGCACAGGATCGCCGGCGCCGAGAGCATCGAGGAGGTCGTCACCGCCTACATCACCTACGTCCAGGGCAGACCGATGGGCTATCGGGCACTGCATATCGGCGGCCTGGAGAATGACCCGGTCATCGGCGAGGCGATTCGCGCCAGCCAGGTGAAGTTCGAGGAGATTCTGCTCAACCTGCTCTCGATCCCACTGACCGACCAGCAGGCCCGATTCGCACTGCGCACCTGGACCAACACGGTCATCGCCACCTGCCTGCAGTGGCTGGAGCACCCCGAGATCGACAGTGAGGAGATCGCGGGGATGATGATCAGGACACTGCACGCGCTCGTGCCCACGGGGCGGGGCCCGGCCCTGGAGGGGCACGGTCCTCAGCAACGGGACGACGAGCCTGCGGCGCCGCAGACCCCCTGA
- a CDS encoding putative heavy metal-binding protein has protein sequence MIVTTTPTVEGYPVTQYLRVVFGETIAGVNMFKDIAAGFRNMVGGRSEAYERELMQARETALAEMVQRAQELGAEGIVGVDIDYETLGSDNGMLMVTASGTAVRFSTPR, from the coding sequence ATGATCGTCACCACCACACCCACCGTCGAGGGCTACCCGGTCACCCAGTACCTGCGCGTCGTCTTCGGCGAGACCATCGCCGGGGTCAACATGTTCAAGGACATCGCCGCCGGGTTCCGCAACATGGTGGGCGGGCGCTCGGAGGCCTACGAGCGCGAGCTCATGCAGGCCCGCGAGACCGCGTTGGCCGAGATGGTCCAGCGGGCCCAGGAGCTCGGCGCCGAGGGGATCGTCGGGGTGGACATCGACTACGAGACCCTGGGCAGCGACAACGGCATGCTCATGGTCACCGCCTCCGGGACGGCCGTGCGCTTCTCCACCCCCCGCTGA
- a CDS encoding SprT-like domain-containing protein has translation MHLPDVMALARELMEEHGVGHWGLELDRARRRAGQTDHARRRITLSRHLMALYPESEVRETVLHEIAHARVGASHGHDAIWTAEARRIGASGTRLVGAGSPRLRGRWVGRCPAGHEVDRMRRPSRPVSCARCARRFRPEHLITWSLEGRPVGPEEIGPQYARSLARILRD, from the coding sequence GTGCACCTCCCCGATGTCATGGCACTGGCCCGCGAGCTCATGGAGGAGCACGGCGTGGGCCACTGGGGACTGGAGTTGGACCGCGCCCGGCGGCGCGCCGGGCAGACCGACCACGCACGCCGTCGGATCACACTGAGCCGCCACCTCATGGCGCTGTACCCCGAGTCCGAGGTACGCGAGACCGTCCTGCACGAGATCGCGCATGCCCGCGTGGGCGCCAGCCATGGGCATGACGCCATCTGGACCGCCGAGGCCCGACGGATCGGGGCCAGCGGCACGCGGCTGGTGGGCGCCGGCTCGCCTCGGCTGCGAGGGCGCTGGGTCGGACGCTGCCCCGCAGGGCATGAGGTGGACCGCATGAGGCGGCCCTCCCGCCCGGTCTCCTGCGCCCGGTGCGCCCGGCGCTTCCGTCCCGAGCACCTCATCACCTGGAGCCTGGAGGGGCGCCCGGTGGGCCCCGAGGAGATCGGGCCCCAGTACGCGCGCTCACTGGCACGGATCCTGCGGGACTAG